TACGATATGAATACTATCTCAGACAATATAAATCAACGGATCAGTGCCCGAATTCGTGTAGAACGTGAATCCCGTGGCTGGTCATTGAGCGAACTGGCCGAACGCGCGGGCGTTTCGCGGGCGATGATCCACAAAATCGAACGCGGCGAGAGCAGCCCGACGGCGGCGCTGCTGGCGCGGCTTTCCGGCGCATTCAGCATCAGCATGTCAACGCTGATTGCCCGCGCCGAAATGCAGGAAGGAAAGCTGCTGCGCTACGCCGATCAGCCGGTATGGCGCGATCCGCAAAGCCACTACCTGCGCCGCCACGTTTCGCCGCGCAGCGATCTGCCTATCGATCTGGTGCAAATCGACCTGCCAGCGGGCAGCGATATTCCGATGCCCGCTTCTTCTTATGCCTTAGCGCGGCAGTTAATTTGGTTGCAGGAAGGCGAGTTGGTGTTTGTCGAAGGCGATACGCGGCACGAAATGAAAGCGGGGGATTGCCTGGAACTCGGGCCGCCAAATGATTGCCGTTTTATCAATGAGAGCAGCGCACCTTGCCGCTATCTGGTGGTGCGCCTCAATCACGCCGGGACATAATGTTAACGCGCTGCTGGCAGGAAACGACTAGTATCAGTAATTAGTCTTTCATGCACAGGAGAGCACGATGAACCAATCTTCTCACCGCAATCGCCGTTGGGTGCTGGCTTCCCGCCCACATGGCGCGCCCATTACCGACAATTTCCGCCTTGAAGAGGACGACATCGCAACGCCCGGCGAAGGCCAGGTGTTACTGCGGACGGTTTACCTCTCGTTAGATCCCTATATGCGTGGTCGCATGAGTGATGCGCCGTCCTACTCGCCGCCGGTAAAAATCGGCGAAGTGATGTGTGGCGCGACGGTCAGCCGCGTGGTCAGTTCACTGCATCCGGATTTTGCCGAAGGCGATTGGGTGCTGGCCTATAGCGGCTGGCAGGATTACGACATCGCTAACGGCGACGATGTGATTAACCTTGGGAAAGATCCGCAGCATCCTTCCTGGTCACTGGGTATTCTCGGCATGCCGGGGTTTACCGCCTATATGGGATTGCTTGATATCGGTCAGCCGAAAGCGGGGGAAACGCTGGTCGTTGCCGCTGCAACCGGCCCGGTCGGCGCAACGGTCGGGCAGATCGGTAAAATTAAGGGCTGTCGCGTTGTCGGGGTCGCCGGAGGCAAAGAGAAGTGCCGTCATGCCGTGGAGGTGCTCGGTTTTGATCTCTGTCTCGACCACCACGCGGAGGATTTTGCCCAACAATTGGCGGCGGCCTGCCCGCAAGGGATCGATATCTATTTCGAAAATGTCGGCGGCAAGGTCTTTGATGCCGTACTGCCATTATTAAATACTCAGGCGCGAATTCCGCTTTGTGGATTAGTCAGCGGTTATAACGCCACTAAACTTCCTGACGGCCCGGATCGTATTCCGTTATTAATGGAAACGCTGCTTAAAAAACGAATCCGGTTACAGGGATTTATTATTACGCAGGATTATGGTCACCGAATTAACGAATTCCAGCAAGAAATGGGGAAATGGGTAAAACAGGAAATTATTCACTACCGTGAGCAACTAACAGAAGGTCTTGAGCAAGCGCCGGAGACCTTTATCGGTATGCTGGAAGGTCGAAATTTCGGCAAGGTGGTGGTGCAAATTGGAGCGCCACGCTAAACGATTGATGGCGGCGAAAAAAACCGCCATCACTATTGTGCAAAATCTGAAAAAACGTCTTTAATTAGACAAGCATAAGGAACTGATAACCTTGTGAAGGCGGTTCCTGGTAGTTGTGCATAATAACTAATTATTAGCTACATCTTTACGCGACAATCCAATACCAGGCATGTTTATATAATATATTTGAATGATTACGGACACGCTACCAGGCTGAAAATAAATAAGAAATGATACAGGACGCAAACATGCTTGATTTGGAAAAAGCGCAACGAACCAGCCTCACTATGCAAGTGGAGGCGAGTCTGAAGAATGCGCTTATTATCGGTGCGCTAAAACCTGGCGCGCGGCTTATCACGAAAGAAATAGCAGATCAGTTGGGTACCAGCATTACTCCGGTACGCGAAGCGCTTTTGCGGTTGGTTTCCGCAGGCGCGCTGCATGCCACACCGGCGCAGGCGTTTTTAGTGCCAGAGGTCAGCCTCGAACGCTATGACGAAATCAACCAGATACGCAAAAACCTTGAAGGGATGGCAGCCCGTGCCGCCAGTCAAAGTATGACCCCAGAGAGGATCAGGGAGTTGCGTGCGCTGGCTGCGGCTTTTCACGAAACACTAAAAAGTGGTCATACCGAGCAGATGTTGCAGGCAAATCGGATTTTTCGCTTTTCGATTTACCAGCAGGCAGGTATGCCGACATTGACAGCGCTCATTGAGCAATTATGGGTACGCATTGGCCCATGTTTTAATTATCTTTATCCACATTCGGATGATTTAACACGCAGCCACGATTATTCAGACCTATTAGCCGCACTGGAAGAAGGTGATGCTTTTGCCAGCGAGCGCGGAATATGGCGTGCCATCGATGAGGGCGCAAACATTATCCATAAGCAATTTTATCGCTGAGCAATTTTTCTTAAATACAAACACTTAAGCTAAATCATGGATGTTGCCCGACAAAAATTTGTCATTGGGGCACATCCATATCACGTTTTGCATTTATAAGACCAATTAATACCTGTAATCCACGCATTCGCTGCCGATAACCTTTTAGCGCGTAGTTAGGCGCTAACATTTGGTGTCCAGCGAGGAGTCGGGGAATGTCATTTAACCAACGGTTAAGCAATATAAAAATTAGTAGAAAGCTGTCGGTAGGATTTGGGTTAGTTCTGTTTCTGGTTGCTGTTGCTTCTATCCTCAGTGTGTTGCGCTTTCAGGAAATCCGCGACGTCTACCAAAAAACCAATCTGTTGTACAACATCAACATCGAAGTGTTTCAGGCAAAAATTAACCGCCTGAAATATTTCTATGGTGATGATAAATCTGGTCAGGTGATGTCTGATTACGTGCGCCACGCTTCAGAGTTGACGGCCAGCGCTGACAGTATGAGCTGGTCAACCAACGAAAAGCAGATCATCAGCGATGTCGCCGATCATCTGGCGAAATTCCAGAGCAGCATTGGCGAGATGCAAAAAGCGACCAGTGATATTCACGCTGTGCGTGATGCGCTGGATAAACTCGCTGCTGAAGATCTTGCCGCCAGCTACACCACACTCGTGCGTACGCCGGTTGCCGATCCGGGCCTGATGGCGCAAGTTTATGAGCAATTATTTGCTATCAGTGCAGTGCGTGACGCGGCGCTGGTTGTCCGCTATAGCCCAGGCAAAGAGAGCAGCGACGCGCTGGAGCGCCATTTCAGCGACACGCAAAAAAGTGTACAAGCGCTGGCGAGCCAGTTGCCTGGCGAACTGCAAGCGCCGTTACAGGCTTTATGGGACAACACCGTTAAATACCACGATCTGAGCCGCAACTATTTCACCGCTTATCAGGCGCTGAAGGCCGCAGAAGATCATGTTAAAACCGGTGGTGATAACAGCAGCGCGGCGCTGAAGCAGATCATTACGCTGGTAAAAGCGCACAACGATGAGCTGGCCTATAGCTCCAGTACCATCGCCGCCATTATCGGCGCGATCGCCATTTTGCTGGGTGTGATTGTCTCCTGGTGGGTGATCCGCCAGATTACCCGTCCGATTGACCGCAACCTTGCCCTGGCGGAACGTATTGCCAGCGGCGATCTCAGCTCGCAAATCCGCGCACAAAGTACCGACGAACTGGGGCAACTGACCGGAGCAATGGGGCGGATGAACGACACACTGCGGGCAATGATCCACGAAGTGCGTAACAGCGTGACGAAGGTTTCCCGCGCGGCAACCGAAATTGCCGAAGGTAATACCGATCTCTCTTCCCGTACAGAACAGCAGGCCGCAGCGGTTGTGCAAACGGCTGCCAGCATGGAAGAGTTAACCGCGACGGTGAAAAATAACGCCGACAACGCCCGTAACGCCAGCAGCCTTGCGGCGCAGGCCTCGCAGACGGCCGGCGAAGGCGGTACAGTGATGCGCGAAGTGGTGAACACGATGGGCGATATTCACAGCAGCTCTAACAAAATTGCTGATATCACCGCAGTGATTAACAGCATTGCGTTCCAGACGAACATTCTGGCGCTGAACGCCGCAGTGGAAGCCGCGCGTGCCGGTGAACAAGGCCGTGGGTTCGCCGTAGTGGCCAGCGAAGTACGCAGCTTGTCTCAGCGCAGTTCGCAGGCGGCAAAAGATATTGAGCAACTGATCAGCGAATCGGTTTCCCGTATCAATGTCGGCAGTGAACTGGTGGCCAAAGCCGGTGAAACCATGGACCAGGTTGTCCAGTCGGTAACGCGTGTTAACGATATCATGGGTGAAATTTCCTCCGCATCGGAAGAGCAGAGCCGTGGTATCGAGCAGATTGCCCGCGCAGTGAGCGAGCTGGACAGCACCACGCAGCAGAACGCGGCGCTGGTGAGCCAATCGTCTTCCGCGGCAGGTTCGCTGGAAGAGCAGGCGCGTCTGCTGGAAGAGCTGGTGGCTACCTTCCGTCTGGAGCAAAACGAAGCCAAAAGCGCAGCGAAAGCGGGAAAACCCAAAGCCACGCCAACGGCGAAAGCGCCTGCTGCAGTGCGTGAAACACAAAGCAGCGATGAAGGCTGGACCACCTTCTGATAGCGTTTTAACGCGATAAAAAAAGCCCGTAAGCATCAGCTTCCGGGCTTTTTTGTCGATTAAAACCGCCTTCCGGTGAAGGCGGCTGGCGAGGATTATTCGAATTGATAAGCGATAGACAAACCGACGCCGTAGTTACGTCCCGGAGCGGGTTCGTAGTAACGACCATTCGATTCATTAACGATCACTGAGCCAACATATTCACGGTCAAACAGGTTATCGATGCGGCCAAACACATCCATCATCCAGTTGCCGTAGCTAAATTTGTAGCCAGTGTTAATGCCCGTAACGGTGTAGGAGGGCGCTTTCGCACTGTTTTCATCGTCGGCCATAATATCGCTCATATAGCGCACATCGGCACCCGCGTACCAGCCCTGATCCGGGATCCAGCCCAGCGACGCATAACCCATATTGCGCGCAATACCCGGAATACGGTTACCATTACAGTCGCTGTCGGTACAGACTTCGCTACGGTACGTGGCATCCAGATAAGTCCATGCCACTTTGGCACGCCAGTTTCCGGCGAATTGCTGATCGAGCGACAACTCTGCGCCCTGGCGGCGGGTTTTCCCGGCGTTTTTGTACGTGGTGCGTCCACCGCTGCTGGTGTCGGTCACAATCTCATTATCGGTATCGGTGCGGAACAGCGCTGCGGTCAGCAGGCCGTTACCGATTCGCGTTTTGCTACCGATTTCCACGGTTTCATTGGTGGAGGGTTTCAGCGCGAAATTCAGCCCGCTCTGGTTACCGGAACGATAGGAGAGTTCATTAATGGTCGGTGTTTCAAAACCGCGCCCGGCTGCCGCATAAACGTTCCATGCATCGGTGAGCGCATATTTCAGCGAGGCCGCTGGCAGCCACTTATGGTAACTTGCTTCACCGCTGTCATCGCCATTACCGGCCGTGACATAGTGATCGTTGGAATCAAACCACACTGAACTGTAGCGCACGCCCGCATCGAGAGAGAGTTTATCCGTCAGTTGCCAGGCCGTTTGCACGTACGGATCGAGGTTCCACATCAGGTTGCGTTCGTCACGGCGCAGATTGCCTTTTTCGCCGTAGATCGGCGTCGAGCCATCCATCACATAGTTTTCGTAACCTTTGCGATTCTCGCTCATGTTTTCGTAGTTCAGACCGCCGGTGACAGTCACCGGCACGCCCAACTCGCCACGGTGCGTCCAGCGCGTGTCGATGCCCTGATAATGGCGCGTCAAATCGATCACACCGCCTGAATGGGCCGGGTTAAGCTGCGGCGCGCGCGGGATCGACTGATACTGCGTCGTTTCACGTTCCCCGGCGTACATCATCACGCTTAAATCATCCTGGCTGCTCATCTGGCGCTCATAGCGCAGCCCGGCCTGCGTTTGTTTGATGGTTTTGCGGGTGTTGTACTGGTCAGCACGCGGCGACTGGCGCGGATTATCCTGCCACTCCTCTTTGGTCAGGCCGCCCGCGTCGTTGGCTTTGATATCAACGCTGTTAAAGATCAGGCTCAGCTTACTGACATCATCAATGCGCACGCCCAGTTTGGCGTTGGCGAGATTTTTGCGCGCGCCGCTGTGATCGCGGTAGCCGCCGGTGACGAAGCGGGTGCTGGAAACGGTGTAATCCACGTCGCCCGCATGTGTACCGTCGCCTACCGCACCGGTTGCTTTCAGGCCGTAACGCCAGCTTGCGTCGCTACCGTAATAGCTGCTGGCTTCAATGGTTGTTGGCTGACGCCCGGTCTGCGTGGTGACATTCATCACCCCGCCAGAAGCGTTGCCGTACAGCGCCGAGAAAGGGCCGCGCAGCACATCAATGCTCTCCACGCTGTTGAGATCGATATTCGACGTTTGCCCCTGACCGTCCGGCATTGTCGCAGGAATACCATCCACATACAGGCGAATACCGCGCACGCCATAAGTGGAACGCGAACCAAAACCCCGGATGGAAAGTTGCAGATCCTGGGCATAGTTTTGCCGGTTTTGTACCTGCAAGCCGGGGACGCTGTTGAGCGATTCCGACAAATTGACGCGCGGTGCCGCCTGGCGGATATCGTCGCCCTGTACAACGCTGACGGCGGCAGGGCTATCAAGTTCAGAGACTGTCTGTGGCGCGGCGCTGACGATCATCGTTTGTTCATTGTCAGCGGCAGAAGCAGACGGAGAGAGGACAACCGGGAGTAATAACGCCGGCAGTGTGGCCTTCGTGGCAGAAAGAATAGTCATATCGGAACCGAGTGAGAAAAACGAACCAAATGGAACATGCGCCAATATGTTAAAGGTTATGTAAATATTTTGAAAACATTAAACGCACGTTAAGTTAAGAATCAGTGTAGTCCCTGCCTGCCAGATGCGCTTCTGCACCATTTGGTGTTGCGCTTTATTGTTATTAATGAGAGGGCAAAACGCGGTATGTCAGCGTACCGGATGATGTTATTCGTCATAAAAAAGGGAAGGCCAGAGCCTTCCCTTAATGTTTACTGCCGCCCGTTTAGCGCGAGGCGTTCTCCGTCGGCGCAACCGGCGCAGTGCTGTGAATTTCATGTACGCGTTTACGTACGCCAAA
The Kosakonia oryzae genome window above contains:
- a CDS encoding NADP-dependent oxidoreductase, translated to MNQSSHRNRRWVLASRPHGAPITDNFRLEEDDIATPGEGQVLLRTVYLSLDPYMRGRMSDAPSYSPPVKIGEVMCGATVSRVVSSLHPDFAEGDWVLAYSGWQDYDIANGDDVINLGKDPQHPSWSLGILGMPGFTAYMGLLDIGQPKAGETLVVAAATGPVGATVGQIGKIKGCRVVGVAGGKEKCRHAVEVLGFDLCLDHHAEDFAQQLAAACPQGIDIYFENVGGKVFDAVLPLLNTQARIPLCGLVSGYNATKLPDGPDRIPLLMETLLKKRIRLQGFIITQDYGHRINEFQQEMGKWVKQEIIHYREQLTEGLEQAPETFIGMLEGRNFGKVVVQIGAPR
- a CDS encoding methyl-accepting chemotaxis protein produces the protein MSFNQRLSNIKISRKLSVGFGLVLFLVAVASILSVLRFQEIRDVYQKTNLLYNINIEVFQAKINRLKYFYGDDKSGQVMSDYVRHASELTASADSMSWSTNEKQIISDVADHLAKFQSSIGEMQKATSDIHAVRDALDKLAAEDLAASYTTLVRTPVADPGLMAQVYEQLFAISAVRDAALVVRYSPGKESSDALERHFSDTQKSVQALASQLPGELQAPLQALWDNTVKYHDLSRNYFTAYQALKAAEDHVKTGGDNSSAALKQIITLVKAHNDELAYSSSTIAAIIGAIAILLGVIVSWWVIRQITRPIDRNLALAERIASGDLSSQIRAQSTDELGQLTGAMGRMNDTLRAMIHEVRNSVTKVSRAATEIAEGNTDLSSRTEQQAAAVVQTAASMEELTATVKNNADNARNASSLAAQASQTAGEGGTVMREVVNTMGDIHSSSNKIADITAVINSIAFQTNILALNAAVEAARAGEQGRGFAVVASEVRSLSQRSSQAAKDIEQLISESVSRINVGSELVAKAGETMDQVVQSVTRVNDIMGEISSASEEQSRGIEQIARAVSELDSTTQQNAALVSQSSSAAGSLEEQARLLEELVATFRLEQNEAKSAAKAGKPKATPTAKAPAAVRETQSSDEGWTTF
- the pqqU gene encoding TonB-dependent receptor PqqU, giving the protein MTILSATKATLPALLLPVVLSPSASAADNEQTMIVSAAPQTVSELDSPAAVSVVQGDDIRQAAPRVNLSESLNSVPGLQVQNRQNYAQDLQLSIRGFGSRSTYGVRGIRLYVDGIPATMPDGQGQTSNIDLNSVESIDVLRGPFSALYGNASGGVMNVTTQTGRQPTTIEASSYYGSDASWRYGLKATGAVGDGTHAGDVDYTVSSTRFVTGGYRDHSGARKNLANAKLGVRIDDVSKLSLIFNSVDIKANDAGGLTKEEWQDNPRQSPRADQYNTRKTIKQTQAGLRYERQMSSQDDLSVMMYAGERETTQYQSIPRAPQLNPAHSGGVIDLTRHYQGIDTRWTHRGELGVPVTVTGGLNYENMSENRKGYENYVMDGSTPIYGEKGNLRRDERNLMWNLDPYVQTAWQLTDKLSLDAGVRYSSVWFDSNDHYVTAGNGDDSGEASYHKWLPAASLKYALTDAWNVYAAAGRGFETPTINELSYRSGNQSGLNFALKPSTNETVEIGSKTRIGNGLLTAALFRTDTDNEIVTDTSSGGRTTYKNAGKTRRQGAELSLDQQFAGNWRAKVAWTYLDATYRSEVCTDSDCNGNRIPGIARNMGYASLGWIPDQGWYAGADVRYMSDIMADDENSAKAPSYTVTGINTGYKFSYGNWMMDVFGRIDNLFDREYVGSVIVNESNGRYYEPAPGRNYGVGLSIAYQFE
- a CDS encoding GntR family transcriptional regulator, giving the protein MLDLEKAQRTSLTMQVEASLKNALIIGALKPGARLITKEIADQLGTSITPVREALLRLVSAGALHATPAQAFLVPEVSLERYDEINQIRKNLEGMAARAASQSMTPERIRELRALAAAFHETLKSGHTEQMLQANRIFRFSIYQQAGMPTLTALIEQLWVRIGPCFNYLYPHSDDLTRSHDYSDLLAALEEGDAFASERGIWRAIDEGANIIHKQFYR
- a CDS encoding helix-turn-helix domain-containing protein encodes the protein MNTISDNINQRISARIRVERESRGWSLSELAERAGVSRAMIHKIERGESSPTAALLARLSGAFSISMSTLIARAEMQEGKLLRYADQPVWRDPQSHYLRRHVSPRSDLPIDLVQIDLPAGSDIPMPASSYALARQLIWLQEGELVFVEGDTRHEMKAGDCLELGPPNDCRFINESSAPCRYLVVRLNHAGT